The proteins below come from a single Papaver somniferum cultivar HN1 chromosome 11, ASM357369v1, whole genome shotgun sequence genomic window:
- the LOC113320354 gene encoding uncharacterized protein LOC113320354 — MHSCSMLRRFCCYNGASSGLKPATNKKQLVFMGSPEVSVSVLDALFDESKAPDSPFQVAAIVTQPPSRKDRGRKVMPSPVAQHALDRGFPSDLIFTPQKAGEEEFLCDLRALKPELCITAAYGNILPRKFLKIPPLGTVNVHPSLLPLYRGAAPVQRAVQDGVKETGTSLVYTVRALDAGPVIACERYEVDDHIKATELLGILFDKGSELLIRELPSIFDGSAREKAQPQDDSKATHAAKLTPEEAWLSFDQEAFVLHNKVRAFAGWPGTRAKICILDPLNGQQDTLEVKIITTRICIQKDVQDHAKDDVTLVGGALQFSCGGDTTLEVLELQLPGKKPVNAASFWNGLRGRKVKRL; from the coding sequence ATGCATTCGTGTTCGATGCTTCGGCGGTTTTGCTGCTACAATGGAGCATCTTCTGGTCTTAAACCTGCGACAAATAAGAAACAGCTTGTTTTTATGGGATCCCCTGAGGTGTCGGTATCTGTTCTAGACGCCTTATTTGATGAATCCAAAGCTCCTGATTCTCCATTTCAGGTTGCAGCAATTGTCACACAACCCCCTTCAAGAAAAGATAGAGGGAGAAAGGTGATGCCTTCACCTGTCGCACAACATGCTCTGGACAGAGGTTTCCCATCAGATCTCATTTTCACTCCACAAAAAGCTGGGGAGGAAGAATTTTTATGTGATCTCAGAGCCTTAAAACCTGAACTGTGCATCACAGCAGCCTATGGGAATATTTTACCTAGAAAGTTTCTAAAGATTCCACCACTTGGAACAGTCAATGTTCACCCCAGTTTGCTGCCTCTCTATCGTGGTGCTGCCCCTGTTCAAAGAGCAGTGCAGGATGGTGTTAAAGAAACTGGAACATCACTTGTGTACACAGTTCGTGCGCTAGATGCTGGCCCAGTTATTGCCTGTGAAAGATATGAAGTTGATGACCATATTAAGGCGACTGAATTACTGGGCATCTTATTTGATAAAGGGTCTGAACTTCTGATCCGTGAACTTCCCTCTATATTTGATGGATCTGCAAGGGAAAAAGCACAACCACAAGATGACTCCAAAGCTACTCATGCCGCGAAGCTAACACCGGAGGAAGCCTGGTTGTCCTTTGATCAAGAAGCTTTTGTCCTACACAACAAGGTTCGGGCTTTTGCAGGTTGGCCTGGAACCCGAGCAAAAATCTGCATTCTTGATCCTCTGAATGGTCAGCAGGACACTCTTGAGGTTAAAATAATTACCACGAGAATTTGCATCCAAAAGGATGTTCAGGATCATGCTAAGGATGACGTGACTCTTGTTGGGGGTGCCCTGCAGTTCTCATGTGGTGGAGACACAACACTAGAGGTACTTGAACTCCAGCTTCCAGGTAAGAAACCAGTGAACGCAGCTTCCTTTTGGAATGGGTTACGGGGACGTAAGGTCAAAAGGTTATGA
- the LOC113323032 gene encoding nuclear pore complex protein NUP88-like, translating to MRFSFEVTETGSNNKTLTPSPPTKTPPSSSKEQIEWIPLQSHPIFTTTTITTTAGGGVRNLIAYDKKASRLYLWESHTQSLHRISIRLGDPDDPTSVLASSSSKVLQPDVHLSFVVSNISINRNGSALFLSGDHGLSVMYLFGRNSAKDSTIICRTVSVGSQYYYENHNSIRTLQILWHPISDTHLGILSSDSVFRLFDLSSDLEKPEQEYYLQPVEPEKCRNAASICPVGFSFGGEHLWDRFTVFILFSDGSIYILCPVVPFGSVHRWDSIWEIYNDAHLFGLKASNSRAVSYSSLAIAWLKATFPQLVSQPAGGGSSVALRAHPYVPFDASLSLQGPLRKVCHGDEEDSELQGTTCEGRAVGILYNIISKDSVLVTSWSSGQLQIDALADEIQPVWNVGNPPRVRVDSHDHILGVAMICESSLGDRPVVKLDQPLDHTVWLGNSPPLLSLAVVDLALPENIDNGSLISMFADPFIPERIYCLHGGGVDSIVIHFLPFTSQASGKDEVMKAPSVYSILSTSLGETSFPSLLSGFLALEDSFGYSWIVAVTSSQECIVLETKDWNISLPVHVDREKKDSIDEFQEKDTPVVLSKELLDGPNVVLIPQASPNLRALVADSIEGRAALHQYSKLFHENYVEYAHKVWFELKHHGGYLEKVISKQKERLHNAQQDLSKVEERQPSLDDRINRALEVHCSLEDRLRTLRNLPRGHKKPLSRAELDFKTELDRFTGLELGALRSSIEALNARARKFTQSSKSSGGSKSPHRQLPGRRKNPVPESQVSQLRSAVEKLSLVNSETSKKVKLVESALSKIESKE from the exons ATGAGATTCAGTTTCGAAGTAACAGAAACAGGCAGCAACAACAAAACCCTAACTCCATCCCCACCAACTAaaacaccaccatcttcatctaaAGAACAAATTGAATGGATTCCTCTACAATCTCACCCTATTtttacaaccaccaccatcaccaccaccgctGGTGGTGGTGTAAGAAACCTAATTGCTTATGATAAAAAAGCATCTCGTCTTTACTTGTGGGAATCTCATACTCAATCTCTACATCGTATCTCCATTCGTCTTGGTGATCCTGATGACCCTACTTCTGTTCTTGCCTCTTCCTCTTCCAAG GTATTGCAACCAGATGTTCATTTGAGTTTTGTTGTCAGCAACATTTCTATTAATAGGAATGGATCAGCATTATTTCTTTCTGGTGATCATGGTCTTTCTGTTATGTATCTATTTGGAAGAAATTCGGCGAAAGATAGTACGATTATATGCAG GACTGTTTCAGTTGGGTCTCAATATTATTACGAAAACCACAATTCGATACGAACATTGCAAATTTTGTGGCACCCTATTTCGGACACTCATTTGGGTATCCTTTCTTCTGACTCAGTTTTCAG ACTTTTTGATTTGTCTTCGGATCTGGAAAAGCCGGAGCAGGAATATTACTTACAGCCGGTCGAACCTGAAAAATGTCGAAATGCTGCATCTATCTGTCCTGTGGGATTTTCATTTGGAGGTGAACACTTGTGGGATAGGTTTACG GTGTTCATTTTGTTTAGTGATGGTTCAATCTACATTCTCTGCCCAGTTGTTCCCTTTGGAAG TGTGCACAGATGGGATTCTATTTGGGAAATTTATAACGACGCGCACTTATTTGGGCTGAAGGCGTCCAACTCAAGGGCAGTTAGTTACTCTAGTTTGGCTATTGCTTGGTTGAAAGCAACATTTCCTCAGTTGGTGAGTCAACCAGCAGGAGGAGGAAGTTCAGTGGCACTGAGAGCCCATCCCTATGTACCGTTTGATGCTTCTCTTTCGTTACAG GGGCCTCTCCGTAAAGTCTGCCATGGTGATGAAGAAGATTCTGAACTACAGGGTACAACATGTGAAGGTAGGGCGGTGGGGATTCTGTATAACATAATCAGCAAGGATTCAGTCTTGGTGACTTCCTGGAGCAGTGGGCAGTTGCAAATAGATGCTCTAGCTGATGAAATTCAACCTGTTTGGAATGTCGGTAACCCGCCTCGTGTACGTGTTGATTCTCATGACCATATCCTTGGCGTTGCCATGATTTGTGAGTCAAGCCTGGGAGATCGTCCTGTTGTAAAGCTTGATCAACCACTAGATCATACTGTTTGGTTAGGAAACTCACCCCCTTTGTTGAGTTTGGCTGTTGTGGATTTGGCTTTGCCTGAAAATATAGATAATGGTTCCCTTATTTCGATGTTTGCTGATCCCTTCATCCCAGAAAGAATATACTGCCTGCACGGTGGTGGTGTAGATTCAATAGTTATACATTTTCTACCTTTTACAAGCCAGGCAAGTGGGAAAGATGAGGTCATGAAGGCTCCTTCTGTGTATTCAATTCTGAGTACATCCCTAGGCGAAACTAGCTTCCCATCCCTGCTTTCTGGTTTTCTGGCTCTAGAGGATTCATTTGGTTATTCTTGGATAGTGGCAGTCACCTCCTCTCAAGAATGTATAGTATTAGAGACGAAAGATTGGAATATTTCGTTACCAGTTCATGTTGATAGGGAAAAGAAAGATAGCATTGACGAGTTCCAAGAGAAAGATACTCCAGTTGTTTTGAGCAAGGAACTCCTGGATGGACCTAATGTGGTTCTTATTCCTCAGGCCTCACCTAATTTACGCGCTCTTGTTGCTGATTCCATTGAAGGTCGAGCAGCTCTCCATCAATACTCTAAGCTTTTCCATGAGAATTACGTTGAGTATGCCCACAAG GTCTGGTTTGAACTTAAACATCACGGAGGTTACCTGGAGAAAGTGATTAGTAAACAAAAAGAACGTTTACATAATGCACAGCAGGATCTTTCAAAGGTCGAGGAGAGACAACCAAGCTTGGATGATAGGATTAACCGTGCATTAGAGGTACATTGCAGTCTAGAAGACCGCCTACGGACATTGAGAAACTTGCCCAGGGGCCACAAGAAACCACTGTCTAGAGCAGAGCTCGACTTCAAAACTGAGCTTG ACAGGTTTACCGGATTGGAGTTGGGTGCTTTGCGTTCATCTATTGAAGCTCTAAATGCGAGGGCTAGAAAGTTCACACAATCCTCAAAAAGTAGCGGGGGCTCAAAGTCTCCACATAGACAGTTACCAGGCAGGAGGAAGAATCCTGTCCCAGAATCCCAAGTTTCCCAGCTTAGATCAGCTGTAGAGAAACTCTCACTAGTGAACAGTGAGACTTCGAAAAAGGTTAAATTAGTCGAATCTGCTTTGAGCAAAATAGAGAGCAAGGAGTAG
- the LOC113322970 gene encoding protein DAMAGED DNA-BINDING 2-like, giving the protein MRPQTRKTSFPRVVIERESDSEESSSSDEEEEVLEDENVGNLVGEEDEEMDEEAIDEGDDDINKKKMKGKAPITISLKKVCKVCKKIGHEAGFRGATYIDCPMKPCFLCKMPGHTTMNCPHRVATENGVIPLRGSTSSSLDYVFGRQIRSNIPKIKPAFVIPDQVDCGVIRYHSRRITCLEFHPTNNNILLSGDKKGQLGVWDFQKIHEKTVYGNIHSCILNNMKFNPANDGTIYGASSDGTVSCIDLETGLSSQLMDLNPNGWQGPNNWRMLYGMDVNSDKGLVVVADNHGILYYVDMRSNSKMEKSVLIHKKGTKVVGLHCNPLQPELLLSCGNDHFARIWDMRRLEAESSLASLPHRSVVNSAYFSPVSGSKILTTSIDNRLRVWDCVFANLDIPSREIVHSHSFNRYLTPFRAEWDPKDPSESLAVIGRYISENFNDVALHPIDFIDTSTGQLVAEVIDPNITTISSVNKLHPRDDVMATGSSRSIFIWRPKEKTEHIQEKDENRLVLCGDAGKKSKKGKGGKSDDDESDDDKYNSKGKNSKSKNVKPRSKNLTTKVLPKKARR; this is encoded by the exons ATGCGACCTCAAACCAGAAAAACTAGTTTCCCAAGAGTTGTTATTGAGAGAGAATCAGATTCTGAAGAAAGTTCATcatcagatgaagaagaagaagttctagaggatgaaaatgttggaaacctcgttggagaagaagatgaagaaatggaTGAAGAAGCCATTGATGAAGGTGATGATGATATCaataaaaagaagatgaaagGAAAAGCCCCCATCACTATTAGTCTCAAAAAAGTTTGTAAA GTATGTAAAAAGATTGGACATGAAGCTGGTTTTAGAGGTGCTACATACATTGATTGTCCCATGAAACCTTGTTTTCTCTGTAAAATGCCTG GTCATACTACAATGAATTGTCCTCATAGAGTAGCAACAGAGAATGGGGTTATCCCGTTACGTGGGAGTACGAGTAGTTCATTGGATTATGTCTTTGGGCGGCAGATTAGAAGCAACATTCCCAAG ATAAAACCGGCATTTGTGATTCCGGATCAAGTGGATTGTGGAGTTATCAGATATCACAGTAGACGTATAACATGTTTGGAGTTCCATCCGACTAACAATAACATTCTCCTATCAGGAGATAAG AAAGGGCAATTGGGAGTTTGGGATTTTCAAAAGATACATGAGAAGACGGTTTACGGAAATATACATTCGTGTATCCTTAACAACATGAA GTTTAACCCTGCAAATGATGGAACGATATATGGAGCATCATCAGACGGGACTGTCAGTTGCATCGACTTGGAGACTGGGTTGTCTTCTCAGTTGATGGACCTTAACCCTAATGGATGGCAG GGCCCAAATAATTGGAGAATGCTGTATGGGATGGACGTCAACTCAGACAAAGGACTAGTAGTTGTTGCTGATAACCATGGAATTCTTTACTA TGTGGATATGAGGTCAAACAGCAAAATGGAGAAATCTGTTTTGATCCATAAAAAGGGTACCAAAGTCGTGGGACTTCATTGTAATCCCCTCCAGCCTGAGCTTCTTCTAAGTTGTGGAAATGATCACTTT GCTCGTATTTGGGATATGCGTCGACTGGAAGCTGAATCCTCCCTTGCAAGTCTTCCGCATCGCAGTGTTGTGAACTCTGCATATTTCTCACCGGTTTCTGGCAGTAAAATTCTTACTACGTCGATTGACAACCGTCTTCGTGTATGGGATTGTGTCTTTGCAAATTTGGATATCCCAAGCAGAGAGATAGTACACAGCCACAGTTTCAACCGGTATTTGACTCCTTTTAGAGCTGAATGGGACCCAAAG GACCCTTCGGAGTCCCTTGCAGTTATTGGCCGCTATATAAGTGAGAACTTCAATGATGTAGCTTTGCATCCCATCGATTTCATTGACACTAGTACGGGACAGTTGGTTGCCGAGGTGATTGATCCGAACATCACCACCATTAGTTCTGTAAACAAGTTACATCCTCGAGATGATGTCATGGCAACTGGGAGTTCAAG GTCTATTTTCATTTGGAGGCCCAAGGAGAAAACTGAGCACATTCAAGAGAAGGATGAGAATAGATTAGTTCTCTGCGGAGATGCTGGAAAGAAGTCTAAGAAGGGGAAAGGTGGTAAAAGTGACGACGATGAGTCTGATGATGACAAGTATAACTCCAAAGGAAAGAACTCGAAATCCAAGAACGTAAAACCCAGATCGAAGAATCTGACTACCAAGGTATTACCCAAAAAGGCTCGGCGGTAA